Proteins encoded in a region of the Zea mays cultivar B73 chromosome 4, Zm-B73-REFERENCE-NAM-5.0, whole genome shotgun sequence genome:
- the LOC100280750 gene encoding probable E3 ubiquitin-protein ligase ATL45: protein MITIHSYTDILTILDHQSEPHHYFPNPITILSSHQPGDHRTRACPRNARHGALLLLCRGIPHLAVVADNQSTSGMSAVDGSGSGTPPPPGHRGCCASGATLELVGAFTAVCLVLYGVILYMNYLYVRWSGRDGVHRTDSGLAGLPAQKRPAGGMDRAALAAMPVLRFRADAHGGESPAECAVCLSALQDGDAVRALPGCRHAFHAACVDAWLCARATCPVCRARPVLPPPQQAPKAGAKVVAGSSGRQLDLESQV from the coding sequence ATGATCACGATCCACAGCTATACAGACATCCTGACCATTCTAGACCACCAGTCCGAACCCCACCATTACTTCCCAAACCCCATAACAATTCTCTCCTCGCACCAACCCGGCGACCACCGTACCAGAGCTTGCCCAAGAAACGCGCGCCACGGCGCTCTGCTTTTGCTCTGCCGTGGCATCCCCCATCTGGCAGTGGTAGCTGACAACCAATCGACGAGCGGCATGTCCGCGGTGGACGGGTCGGGGTCGGGGACTCCACCGCCGCCGGGCCACCGCGGGTGCTGCGCCTCGGGCGCGACGCTGGAGCTGGTGGGCGCGTTCACGGCGGTGTGCCTGGTGCTGTACGGGGTGATACTGTACATGAACTACCTGTACGTGCGGTGGAGCGGCCGCGACGGCGTGCACCGGACGGACTCCGGCCTCGCAGGGCTGCCCGCGCAGAAGAGGCCCGCGGGCGGGATGGACAGGGCGGCGCTGGCGGCCATGCCTGTGCTCAGGTTCAGGGCTGACGCGCACGGCGGCGAGTCTCCTGCGGAGTGCGCGGTGTGCCTGAGCGCCTTGCAGGACGGGGACGCGGTGCGCGCGCTGCCCGGATGCCGGCACGCGTTCCACGCCGCCTGCGTCGACGCCTGGCTCTGCGCGCGCGCCACCTGCCCCGTCTGCCGCGCGCGCCCCGTGCTCCCGCCGCCGCAGCAGGCGCCCAAGGCCGGCGCCAAGGTGGTGGCCGGGTCCTCCGGCCGGCAGCTGGACCTGGAGAGCCAAGTGTAG
- the LOC100273026 gene encoding cytochrome b6-f complex iron-sulfur subunit, whose translation MATSAALSTAANPTQLCRSRAALGKPVKGLGLGMGRERASQRSITCQAASSIPADRVPDMEKRKLMNLLLLGAISLPTVGMVVPYGAFFVPAGSGNGGGGTYAKDKLGNDITVEEWLNTHGPNDRTLAQGLKGDPTYLVVEQDKTLATYGINAVCTHLGCVVPWNGAENKFICPCHGSQYNNQGKVVRGPAPLSLALVHADVDDGKVLFVPWVETDFRTGQDPWWSA comes from the exons ATGGCGACCTCCGCGGCGCTCTCGACCGCCGCCAACCCCACCCAG CTCTGCCGGTCCCGCGCTGCGTTGGGCAAGCCAGTGAAGGGGCTTGGCCTGGGGATGGGGCGGGAGCGCGCAAGCCAGCGGAGCATCACGTGCCAGGCGGCGAGCAGCATCCCCGCCGACCGCGTCCCCGACATGGAGAAGCGGAAGCTGATGAACCTCCTCCTCCTGGGCGCCATATCGCTGCCCACCGTCGGCATGGTCGTCCCCTACGGCGCCTTCTTCGTCCCCGCCgg CTCCGGGAACGGCGGCGGCGGGACCTACGCCAAGGACAAGCTGGGCAACGACATCACGGTGGAGGAGTGGCTCAACACGCACGGTCCCAACGACCGCACGCTCGCGCAGGGGCTCAAG GGTGACCCCACGTACCTGGTGGTGGAGCAGGACAAGACGCTGGCCACCTACGGGATCAACGCCGTGTGCACCCACCTCGGCTGCGTCGTGCCGTGGAACGGCGCCGAGAACAAGTTCATCTGCCCCTGCCATGGATCCCAGTACAACAACCAGGGCAAGGTGGTCCGCGGACCGGCGCCTCTG TCGCTGGCCCTGGTTCACGCCGACGTCGACGACGGCAAGGTCCTCTTCGTCCCGTGGGTGGAGACCGACTTCAGGACCGGCCAGGACCCGTGGTGGAGTGCATGA